A segment of the Triticum urartu cultivar G1812 chromosome 1, Tu2.1, whole genome shotgun sequence genome:
TAATAACACACATTCAATAATTTTCACATCAAAATTTCCCATAAACTAATTTAACTTATTAAATAGGGAACAAAATATGTTCATTGTTTGAGAGCAAAAATGGGTCGCTTTCGTTTCTAGAATTTGCCCTAGAGGCACATCATCTACATTGAATCCTGCTGGTGGGCAACTAGATAACCACAAGATCCTTCCATCATTCTGGTACTTGACATCAACACCTTTCTTCATCTCATTGATCCATATTCCATCGCCACATCCTCCAGCTTGAACATCTGCATGTCAAAATCCCCAGTTAATATTCCACACCATAGCTGGTGATAGACAGAGTTATGAAGATGACATCAAATGGGCTTAAATGACAAAACTGATATATGTAACATTTTGTCAGGTGACTACCCGATAATATGTATGTAGGTGTTTCTTTTTCCCGGTCGAATTTGACTGGTGGAGGCTTGAGAAAAGATGAAGCAGAGCATCTAAAACACACAGACTACCACCCAGGATGGTGTGAGATTAAAATTAGCTTGAGAGAAACATGTAAAAAAATGTGTAGTAACACGTACCGCACGAGGAAGGAGATGAGGAGGGGACTCAGGGGAGAGCAGTAGCGGCTAGGGTTTTGGTGCTGCCTCCATGGGGTCGATGGTCCCGCCGTCGCTGTAGATCCTTGGTCGATGAGGCAGTACCTGTGAAAATAGTCAAATTGGTGCCCGACGACATACATGGTCAAGACTAGATACAAACAAAATTACCAGTCTTTACTGCAGATTCAAATCGTACGCACCCACAGCCCGGCATGGTAGTGCTTTGAGTGTTTGTTAGAGAAGGACGCATAGCTACAGGGTGATGCTCTTGGCATGCCGAGCTTCATGACCATATAATCTGGACCAGCAGGCAGTGATCTAGTCAAACAGCAGCATGCACTCATCATCaccatttttcatatataaaaaaATTGCATGCAGACTGGTTAGGTTTTCAGTAAACTGATACTAGCTAGTATATGTTGTCAGTAAAACTAGTACGACAATTTGGTTCGTGTACAGAGAACATATTCACATGCAGAGGACCATTTATAAAAACTGGAACCT
Coding sequences within it:
- the LOC125536195 gene encoding uncharacterized protein LOC125536195 isoform X1, whose translation is MRPSLTNTQSTTMPGCGYCLIDQGSTATAGPSTPWRQHQNPSRYCSPLSPLLISFLVRCSASSFLKPPPVKFDREKETPTYILSDVQAGGCGDGIWINEMKKGVDVKYQNDGRILWLSSCPPAGFNVDDVPLGQILETKATHFCSQTMNIFCSLFNKLN
- the LOC125536195 gene encoding uncharacterized protein LOC125536195 isoform X2 encodes the protein MRPSLTNTQSTTMPGCGYCLIDQGSTATAGPSTPWRQHQNPSRYCSPLSPLLISFLVRLCVLDALLHLFSSLHQSNSTGKKKHLHTYYRMFKLEDVAMEYGSMR